The Rhodoluna lacicola genome includes the window GGAGAGACAGCAACCTTCAGTGTTACTGCTGCAGTAACTGATGGCGGTACCTTGAGTTACCAGTGGGAAGTTTCTGCAAATAATGGCAGCACATGGATGAATGTTGCCGATGGCACTGGTGGGACAACAAATAGCTACACAACTGCTTCGTTGGTGAGCGCTGATTTGGGTAAGCAATATCGCGTTAAGGTCACCAATACCCTGAGTGGCTTAACGGCTGTCACAAGCTCAACAGCCGCAACGCTGACAATTGGACTTGACAAGATCAACGTCAATTTTGACGAGCTGAACTTTGATTTTTCGAATGTCTTGCACGTTGTTGGAACTAATGGAAAAGCCCAGGGCAATAAAGTCCTGTTCCTAAACGTCACGACCAAGGGTGGTGTCCAGGTTGACGCACTGGTAACAACTGAAACCCTCTCAGGCGCAACAATCACAAACTATGAAACCGGTGCTCGCGCTGGTGGAGCAAACAGTTACTTCCAGACGGACGTAGACTTTACCGCTGCGAATGGTTTTGCACAGTTCAAGTTTGATTTCTACAAGCACGGCGTAGCTGGTGCTGGAGGTAACCCTTGCACTGTCGCAAACCCGAACTGCACCGGTGCCACCAAGGTTGTAATTCAAAACGTAAACGTCAGTGCAATTGACATCGACTACTACCAGTGGAACGACTTCACGCTGGCTGAAAGTTACACGCTTGCTGGAAACACAAAGCTTAAAGAGTGCGTGATTCCAAATACTGGAACATGTACGACTCGTTCAGCTCCAGCAAGTTTCCCTGCGGACATGCGCTTCCAAGGATCGCCAGATACAGCAAGAACTAACGATCCAGTTGACATGGCGATTGTGACTTATGCGGATATTGAAACCTTCCGAATTAAGTTTGGTCGCGACCGAGCGGGATCACCTAACTACTACGGTGTGGCATTCAAGGCTCTGGACTGGGGAGTCACTACGCCGCAGACCACAGGTGGCACGAACTACACAATTAGTTACAACTCAAATTCCCCAACATCTGGATCTCAGTCTGGAACTCACGTTGGTGCCGCTGGTTCAACTTTCACGGTCCTAAGCGCGGGGACTGCGGTAAAGACCGGCTACACCTTTGCGGGTTGGGCTACCTCAAGTACTGCAACCACAGCTGATTACACTGCATCAAGCAAGGTAACCATGCCGGGAAGCAACCTGACTCTGTATGCAGTTTGGACACCGATTAAGTACACCCTGACCTATAACGTCAACGGTGGAAGTGGTGCCCCAGCCGCTGGTTCGTATGAGACCGGCACAAATAATGTGACATTGTCCTCAACTGTGCCAACTAGAACTGGTTACGTGTTTGGAGGATGGGACACCGTTGTAAACAGCGGGGCCGGCAATGTGAACTACGCATCTGGTGCTACGTACTCGATGCCTGCATCAAACACCACTCTTTACGCAAAGTGGACCATTGCAAACGGAACCCTTGCCTACAACGGAAATAATGGAACCACCACGCAGGCGAGTGTCACCGCTGCAGGAAACACCACCACCACCGTGGCAAACGGAAGCAATACCTCGCGCACCGGCTATGACTTTGTGGGTTGGAATTCAAAGGCTGACGGCACCGGCACCTCGTATGCGGTTGGTTCGACCTTTACTCTGCAGGCAACGGTAACGACAACCATTTATGCGCAGTGGACTCTCAGCAAATACACCCTGGTCTTCAATGTGAATGGTGGAACGGGTACCCCGCAGTCGCAAAGCTATGTTCAGGGTGCAACCACAACCATGCCGGTGACCAACCCAACTCGTGCGGGTTACACATTTGCTGGATGGAACTCTGCTGCAGACGGAACAGGAACCAACTACACCGGTTCGTTCCTAATGCCGGGTAACAACCTCACCCTTTATGCCAAGTGGACACCGATCACCTACATCGTGACCTACAACAACAACTCGGCAACTTACTCAGGTGCAACCGGTACCGTGAGCGACGCAACAAATTACACCGCGGCGCAAACAGTCACAGTTGCGGCTGGAACCGGATTGAGCAACACCACTGGTTCGATTACCTACGTATTCACCGGTTGGAACACTAACGCTGATGGAACTGGCACCGACTACATGCCGGGAAGCACTTTTGCGATGCCGGCAGGCAACCGCACACTCTATGCAATGTGGGTTGATGCAAGTATTGAAATTGCCTACAACGCTAACGGTGGAACCGGTGCACCGGCAAATACCAACGCAACTACTGGCCAGTCATTTACCATCAGTGCCACTCAACCAAATCGTTCTGGTTACACATTTGGTGGCTGGAGCCTGCAAGATAACAGCCCATCAGGTGGGCCTTACAGCGCCAGCGGAACTTTCACACCAAACAGCAATGAAGTTTTGGTGGCTCAGTGGACTGCCGTCAACTACACCGTCACTTACAACTCCGACGGTGGATCAACGGCACCGGCTCAGCTAACCAACAAACACATTGACGACACAATTTCTGTTGATGGTTCGGCTCCAACCAAGACTGGATACACCTTCTTAGGTTGGAAGGACGGCGCTGGAAACATTTATCCAGCGGGCGGAACTTTCAAGATGCCTGCTGGTGATGTGACCTTGACCGCTCAATGGCAAGGCAACGCCTACACACTTACCTATGATGCAAACGGCGGTGCTAGTGCGCCGGCTGCTGAAACCAGAAATTACACCGCAACGGCTAACCTGTCTTCAACAGCACCAACACGGACTGGTTACACGTTCCAAGGTTGGAACACCCTGGTGGGTGGAAATGGCACTGCCTACAACGCGCCGAATTCACTATCGTTCACGATGCCAAATTCAAACACCACATTGTTTGCTCAGTGGACAGTCAACAACTTCTTGCTGACTTACAACACCCAGGGTGGTTCCACAGCGCCTTCCGGTGGAAGCACCAATTACAACGTTGAAGTGACCGTAAGCGGCAGCACCCCAACCAAAACCGGTTACAGCTTCGCCGGTTGGAATACCTTGGCTGATGGGTCTGGAACAACCTACTTGCAAAGCGCCAAGTTCAACATGCCGAACGCGGATGTGACCTTGTATGCCCAGTGGACAAAGACCGCTTACACCCTGTACTACAACACCAACGGTGGTCAAGGAGTGTTCTCTTCGCAGCCGGTGAAGTACAGCGAAAGCGTAACCGTTGACAGCACAACTCCTACCAAAACGGGCTACACCTTCAGCGGTTGGAACACTGCTGCTAATGGGTCAGGCTCTGACTTCAACCCGATGGGTGTGTTCACACTCAACGTTGAATCTAACGTGACTCTTTACGCCAAGTGGACTGCAATTAGTTACTCGCTTGCCTACAACGCAAACTCTGGTTCTGGAGCACCTACCGGTGGTTCGCATAACTTTGGGGCCTCAGTGACCACGGCTAACAAGGGTTCGATGAACCTATCGGGGTACCGCTTTGTTGGCTGGAACACACGCGCAGACGGATCGGGAGCCACATACATCGAGGGCGCAGCATTTAGTATGCCAGCTGAAAACGTGATTCTTTACGCACAGTGGATTGATTCACGTTTTGAGATTGCCTACAACGCCAACGGCGGATCAGGTGGCCCAGAAGGCGCTGACATTGACGACGGCACCTTGTACACGGTTGATTCGATCCAGCCGGTTCGCCCGGGCTACACATTTGATGGCTGGAAGCTTGCAGATGGCACCCCTTCAACCTCAACCTATAAGGCGGGTACCGGTACCCAATCTTTCACCATCTCTGGAAACGAAGTTTTGGTTGCTCAGTGGACTGTCAAGACAATCACTGTTACCTATGACTTGAACGGTGGCGGTGGCACAACTCCAACAGCTGATTCTGGAAACTACAACACCAACATCACATTGGCAAGTTCTTCTGGAGTGAATCGAAACAATTACCAGTTTGTTGGTTGGTCAACAACGCCAGACGGTAGCGGCCCAACTTACGTTGATGGCAGCACATTCAAGCTACCGGCCGATGACGTAATTCTTTACGCCAAGTGGGCACCGATTTACTACGTCATCGAATACAACCCAGCCGGCGGAAGTGGTGAGCCAGCAGACCAATTCGCCACCCCAAGTTCAACAGTGGCAATTGCGACTCAGGAACCAACCAAGACCGGCTATGAATTTGATAAGTGGACAGAAGTTTCGCAGGGAACGGAATTCACTCCCGGCAGCAGCTTGACCATGCCAAGTAGCAACGTGGTGCTGGTTGCCAGTTATACAGTGCGCGCGGCTTCGGTGCCAGGTTCGGGTTCGAATACCGGTGTGGTTGATCCAGGCGGAAAACCAATCATCGCTAAGCCAAAGCAACTTGTGCTTTCGGTTTACTTCGCGGGTGACTCATCGGTGTTGACTCCTAGGGCCAAGACTGCATTGAAGAAGTTGGCGGCAAAAGCAAAGGCCTATGGTCGTGCCAATAACATCACCATCTACGGTCGCGTCAAGGAGACAAACGACAAGAGTTACGACCTGCGCCTGTCAAAGGCCCGCGCCGCAAATGTTGCCGCTTTCCTAAAGAAGTACGGCGTGACCGGTGTCTACAGGGTCTCGGCAAAGGGAATCTCTCCGGAGAACACCTTTAGATCCAGACGTGTGGACATGACGCTCTGGTGGGCTAAGTAATTCTGCGAAAGGCGGTCCTTAGGGGCCGCCTTTTCATTTAGTCTTGAGGGGTGTCC containing:
- a CDS encoding InlB B-repeat-containing protein, which codes for MHRKFDVRRYLTAFFVGIFAIVGSIVGIDAPANAVAGDSSTVDYTGTFNYTTGPSSASVSPIASNDTTFTVEAWVNPAAWTSTHDYMVIFGQGLTGAGCISNRYGLFLSNTENNGWKLHFAHNDCGVFSPVLVPNNSWTHIAQVVNGSSVTIFINGAQAWTTTYNWSASFSSGSVIGSAVDGADSFKGSIDQVKVWDSNLSQSQIQTSMNAFGAGGISGLNAHFDFNEGSGNIIYNRVNTGQSLSATSISRDDVKATSKVAGKTVVTFPRSYLTPGGGWTPPSGINRAEVLIVGGGGGGGKSASPTQITGGSGAGGAVYQISSLQLPTTAIPIGVGAGGLGSSENTGIGSSGGYSLLGSLKVAGGGGGYSYNSSGTGATTPGGADFVAGGNGGGAKPGVSSLGGPAGTAQNQTFNGATFTALSGVAGSGGSDAQSGGWGGQSSVRTSSISGTSVEYGKRGQYLAWTAGNKTPGSGGSTDYRYATGTTTLIGEIGANGIVVIAYAPIDDNFMNFNGTSQYAVASGAQVIPSTGAFTLEAWINPTSSGAPSTAIIASQGTGSTRFYVKRANNQLVTYRDQAVNSSEVVCGTLPVDQWVHIAIAYDNSKAYCFINGSLVASPNFVYGSETVSTGFYVGQYSAAPSDPNSWWKGAIDQVKVWNTAITDSALIARSMNAYADQDTTGYISGSSGTPVLTNLYPFNEATGTATVADMVGSANLTTTGSPTSTSIVSSSTPSGATVYSFPRTFLNAFGGWFPPVNSSTASALVVAGGGGGGGWAWGGGGGAGAMLTASANQTLSVNTPKTVIVGVGGAGGLQVDGDTNKGANGGDTTFGSATAKGGGAGAGWGYMSQTSSRSTGSSGGSGGGHSEYQSTLAAAASNQPDVSGFTKRGNAGGAMERTASQGGSGGGGAGSAGISIVSSAAQGTAGAGGAGFQSSITGVATYYAAGGAGGQSATDTASLGGSSIGGNGGSSTLAPTAGVANTGSGGGGAGMSSKGGSGGSGVVIVSLPSSVQTPTISSQPADLTKSAGETATFSVTAAVTDGGTLSYQWEVSANNGSTWMNVADGTGGTTNSYTTASLVSADLGKQYRVKVTNTLSGLTAVTSSTAATLTIGLDKINVNFDELNFDFSNVLHVVGTNGKAQGNKVLFLNVTTKGGVQVDALVTTETLSGATITNYETGARAGGANSYFQTDVDFTAANGFAQFKFDFYKHGVAGAGGNPCTVANPNCTGATKVVIQNVNVSAIDIDYYQWNDFTLAESYTLAGNTKLKECVIPNTGTCTTRSAPASFPADMRFQGSPDTARTNDPVDMAIVTYADIETFRIKFGRDRAGSPNYYGVAFKALDWGVTTPQTTGGTNYTISYNSNSPTSGSQSGTHVGAAGSTFTVLSAGTAVKTGYTFAGWATSSTATTADYTASSKVTMPGSNLTLYAVWTPIKYTLTYNVNGGSGAPAAGSYETGTNNVTLSSTVPTRTGYVFGGWDTVVNSGAGNVNYASGATYSMPASNTTLYAKWTIANGTLAYNGNNGTTTQASVTAAGNTTTTVANGSNTSRTGYDFVGWNSKADGTGTSYAVGSTFTLQATVTTTIYAQWTLSKYTLVFNVNGGTGTPQSQSYVQGATTTMPVTNPTRAGYTFAGWNSAADGTGTNYTGSFLMPGNNLTLYAKWTPITYIVTYNNNSATYSGATGTVSDATNYTAAQTVTVAAGTGLSNTTGSITYVFTGWNTNADGTGTDYMPGSTFAMPAGNRTLYAMWVDASIEIAYNANGGTGAPANTNATTGQSFTISATQPNRSGYTFGGWSLQDNSPSGGPYSASGTFTPNSNEVLVAQWTAVNYTVTYNSDGGSTAPAQLTNKHIDDTISVDGSAPTKTGYTFLGWKDGAGNIYPAGGTFKMPAGDVTLTAQWQGNAYTLTYDANGGASAPAAETRNYTATANLSSTAPTRTGYTFQGWNTLVGGNGTAYNAPNSLSFTMPNSNTTLFAQWTVNNFLLTYNTQGGSTAPSGGSTNYNVEVTVSGSTPTKTGYSFAGWNTLADGSGTTYLQSAKFNMPNADVTLYAQWTKTAYTLYYNTNGGQGVFSSQPVKYSESVTVDSTTPTKTGYTFSGWNTAANGSGSDFNPMGVFTLNVESNVTLYAKWTAISYSLAYNANSGSGAPTGGSHNFGASVTTANKGSMNLSGYRFVGWNTRADGSGATYIEGAAFSMPAENVILYAQWIDSRFEIAYNANGGSGGPEGADIDDGTLYTVDSIQPVRPGYTFDGWKLADGTPSTSTYKAGTGTQSFTISGNEVLVAQWTVKTITVTYDLNGGGGTTPTADSGNYNTNITLASSSGVNRNNYQFVGWSTTPDGSGPTYVDGSTFKLPADDVILYAKWAPIYYVIEYNPAGGSGEPADQFATPSSTVAIATQEPTKTGYEFDKWTEVSQGTEFTPGSSLTMPSSNVVLVASYTVRAASVPGSGSNTGVVDPGGKPIIAKPKQLVLSVYFAGDSSVLTPRAKTALKKLAAKAKAYGRANNITIYGRVKETNDKSYDLRLSKARAANVAAFLKKYGVTGVYRVSAKGISPENTFRSRRVDMTLWWAK